The Silene latifolia isolate original U9 population chromosome X, ASM4854445v1, whole genome shotgun sequence genome contains the following window.
GTAATGGTGTAATGATATTATTGATATACCTATAGTGGCGGTTCTGAAACAATCACCGCCACTATGAGTGAGTTATAATGGCGGTTCTTTGTCTAACAACCGTCGTTTTATATAAGCCTATAATAGCCATTTTGTTTAAAAACCACCATTGTAGGTAAGCTAtagtggcggttgtacaaccgtCGCAAAGTCTAAACAACCCCGTGATATACGGCGCAACCAAAATTTGTAAAAACCGCCACAAAAAGGTCATCTATGACCGCCACTATAGGGGTATTTTCTACTATTGATAATTGACAAAACTTGAAGGAATTAGTGTAGATCTAAACAAAATCAAATTGAAAGAGAGCCTCACTTACATGGTTAAATTAGCAAAAATTAAGGGAGTAAAATAGAGTAGAAAACTTGAATCCaagcaacaaacaacaacaatgaagtttttgaaaatttttaaagcggttttggtatttttgtttgGGAAATGGTGAAGGAATGAAAGAGGTAAGAAAAGATAGGTTAATAATACAAACCTCACGAAATTTACAGCCCACAAAGTGACACCCGGTCGAGCTCAGAGTCCACTTGGACGAGTGACCCATTTTCAAGAACTTTTCAGTTTCTTGaaaatggtccactcggtcgagtactagggTTCAcatcggtcgagtgactggtactcggcCTAGTACAAGCTTGTACTCGGTTGggtgcctctctatggtttgcaatttccgaGTAAGAAATActactcttatactagcgactaCTCTATTATCAACCATTACTAATCACACTCTAACTATGGGACTAACAAGCATCAAACAACAATACGATATAAATCCAAGAACGGGACTATTGTCCCTCTTGCCAAAACATACTAATCACTCGCAAGCATGTTACACTTATCAATATACTCATCCAACGTTCACATGTTATCATACACCACACAAACAAATACTTTATGCAAGAAACTTAGCAATAGTCATAACACACATGTAATCACACAACATTCCATATAACGTTCTCCCATACTTGTAACTACCCCCGTAGTTTACCGACCAAGACAATAGGATCTGGTTTTGAGATGAGAGCGCCTACCCATCCAAAGTCGGCCTCTTATTGTACTCATtacgggttcattttattagacacacctatgttcattttggttcattggtttaggttccaaaatcgtcgctctgataccactttgtaacacctccttacccagccaaggtaattgggagatgttaccatctcggtttcccgatgcGGTGAATTAGAGTTAAAATCAAGAAACATtttatataaataaagtatttagtgaATTAAATAACcgtaaatgaataaatgaaataacagGTACAACTCATGATTACTATACTCTTCTAATGAAATGACACTCGGCTCCAACTCCAAGGCTCGACCCATCTCCCACGTGACATCAAATTAACCTGTAAAtgactgctccccatatgatcggaaatatcatatggatcgacacaggccacaccgaaaataggtgacaatttacacacaaCCCACACacatcagtttcaataaataaacataagACACGACACAACATATATAAGTATGCAACATGACAATAATGTGAATGAGACACTATTATACAATCACcacaccggtaccgggacacgcccagacgtacccacaaccaccggtgccaaggacacgcccacgacaccgcacctcacaaataggtaccaggacatgcccagacgtaccgggtctaaAAGCTAACCAGATCCCCTGTcaaacgtcgtgtctcaaccacacgtgtccctccgtactcaagccattaatgtgcacatccctcttggagtgggaagcttcaagaggcgactcaagcgtaagacgatcTCCCAACTTCTTTACgcctcctcaacaacaagtaACCAATCATGATCCACCACGTCCTCCAATATACGAGACAACCACAATAATGTAAGATACCACATAAcatgtcaattaccgactcatcatgATGCACGGTCCCAAATACGATATGAATTCCAATTCCTCAATATTCCGACTCATCAAGTCGccttaaccaatatcatgttataatgcatttctAGTAACATATGAATTTACGacaaacatgttataatgcaatgactaCTCATTAACGGCTCACATGACCATCCAAATATATTGAAACCgtgtaggattaacctaccttttagcatactccataagcaaTCCAATTAAACAAATAAGCGAATATACTCAAGTGTGCTCCTCCACAAATCTGTCACCTCAAGATTTTGAGACGGGGGGACAAAAGTTTCCTTCACTCTTCTAATCTCTATTTAAAATTTTAGGTGAGTTGTGTGGATGAGTTGTGATAATGGGATAAGGTGAGGTAGATTTTATAAGATATGGTGGGTCGTAGTATGGTAGATGGAGTATACACACAtgtattatgtattattattactattactactactattactactactactattactattactattattattactattattattactactactattattattattattattactattactattactactattactactattattattactattattactattactattattattattactattattattattattattattattattattactattattattattattattattattatcatcatcgtTATCTTATTATTCCGTCTTATAACATAACTCATagaataaaatataattttataaaatacaTTTATCCATTTACCGTTGAGTAGCCTTTGAACAaggtaataaaatacggggtattacattttTTCCGGATTTCGGATCGGTTTCGGAATAAAAATTGGATCGGATATTTTTTTGCTCAGCTCTACGTAAAAGCTCTACAAAAACCGGCCTATGTGATGTTTAGGGTCTTATTTTGACttttgacatttgtcccacaaatgcttataagtcatatatgCTTAATTAGCTTATATAATTAAgtattaatttgatcatttaataATTAAATGATACAAATTAGTAAATAATATACACTTAACTTTTAAGTGATATTCGActattatatcaatatataatgggtctcaTAAAATCCATTTAGCTAATTTACAACTTCTTATAactttaattagctaattaattatCTCCACCTCACAATGTACACCAAAACTGTATTAATACTAATCAAATATTAGTAAATAATACAAATTTAGACAATTAACATTTAATAACTAAATTTCATCTTATTTAATCATGTTAAAATAAGATACTctctccataccacaccaatggtaacattgactttttcacatttgtcgagacacgttttgcaacgtaaatatcttttgttatgcattattaaaaattataaaaatttgatattcttatagcattcatgacgataaatcaaacaagatctcacttgactatattttgtcttatagattaagaataatatcgaaaattccctacgaccatgaatagtggcaaaacggtcaatgttaccattggtctggtatggagggagtataaaatagtcgattatcgtataattaaataataaatacacTTGGCTTGAGTGTCAAACTCATTATCAAAACTAAAACTCACTTGACTAACTTTTAGTCAATATATTCAAGGGACTAATTTATCTGTATCATATACAaattattagtttttccattggGGCTTCGTCCTATatgtgtgaccgaaagggatcagtcGAACGCCGCGCCATCATACGATAGTAACATCAAACCCTAGTTAGCCGATCGTTACCGGTTTACGTTGATCACCTGACGAGTATAAACAATATGTATTTCGgttatattcctttaatgagatttaataagtAAACGGACTATTTTAGAGGACACTTACTGTGCTCCAACATTCAGGACCCAAAAGGTTATTCTATTGGATCAGGTTATCACTAGTTACAGGGTATACACGTACACCATTATGTTCACTGGTATGGGGATGTTTGGGACGGTTGGTGTACCCTAAACAGTCCTTTGTTGACTGCTTAATTATGAATGAGGCCTTGAACACAAGAGAAAAATTGTGTCACATTGGTCTGTGCAGTACGGACAAGTGTATTCTCTGTGAATAGAGAATAGAAACTCATACACATTTATTTGAAGAATATCAGCATAGCATCAGAATAATTGGCAGTATTGAGAAGTGGCAATAGCTGAGATTGCTAGGGGCTCATCATCATCAGAATAACTCTAAATGATATAGTCTTCCTTTAAACTACTTCCTGTCAACCAATAGTATTTGGGTATactgaaattaaaacattaaGCACATTCCCACGGTGCATTCAACTCGAATACTCAACCTAAATTCCAACTCATCAAAATATGATTATAATCAAGTTCTTAAAAGTGCTATCAAACTTCATAATTTGTCACATTTCCGACAATATTTAAACATAGCTATTTGATGTAGATACACCACAAAATATAACGAGACTTTCAACATATCACTATTCTCAACACCACCATCATTCAAAATCGTCCTCGCCGAAAACCATATTTGCAACCTaggggtgatccccccattccccccacccCTGGTTTGGCCTGTTTATTGTGTTCTTGTGTCTCTTGTGTTTTGTCTGTGTCGTCCCTTAGTTCGGCCTTTGCTTGTatggcggtggtcctgggaggtgtcGTTTGGTGAAATTGGGTGTCTTTTGCGGGGTTTATGTTTAGTGCTCCACTCCTTGTTCTTTGCTTTTTTATGGTAGGGGTCTGTGTGTGTTGGCCCTTGGCTGGTTTCTAGCATGTTGGTGTTATTTCGACTTTTGGGGTGGCTGTGGTCATGAGGTTTATTTCTTTTTCCTGGGTTTGTTGCGAGATTTTTAATTGGTTCTCTCTTGTGTTGGTTGGATGTGTTTTGCGAGTGCGAGACTGATTTGGTATGGGTTTGTAGTGGCCTTTTCGCTCCGTTTTTCAATTGGTTTTCTGTTAGACGTTTGGAGGGCTATTGTTTTCTTATGACCGCCTCTGGTGAACCGTTATGGGTTGGTGTCGTGGTAGGGGAATCGTTGGGTTGTGTCGGTATGAGCCCGGTGTGGAGTTGGTTGGTATTCTTTGTGGTGGTTTTATCTTCATGAAAGGACTTTGTTGGAATGTCAGGGGATTTAATAATCCCCTTGCCCCTACAATCGCTAAGACTAGGGCGCTTCTTTCGAGTACTTATTTTGACTTTGTTTTCTTAGCTGAGACAAAATGTAAAGTAGCTTTAGTTGATCCTATGTTTCGTTCTTTTGGGTTTTCTCGAAGTTTTGGTGTCGATCTTTGATGAAACCAAAGGAGGTCTCTGGTTTGGTTTTAGACATGATGCCAATTTTGAATGTCTTCTAGCATGTCAAAACTTCATTGTTATCAAAGTCACGCAATGTAGCGGTAGGTTCTGGTACTTATGTCTTATCTATGGCGAACCAGTCACCCATAAACGTGAAGCGGTTTGGAATGATCTTAGTGAATGGATTCGATCTTTTGACAACCCTTTCCTTCTTATAGGGGACTTTAACCAAGTTGACTATCAAGAAGATAAATGGGGAGGTAGTAAGGGTCGGATTCCGGGGGCTGCTCTGTTTAATAAATGGAAAGCTGAGCATCTTCTGATGGATATTCCGTATAAGGGGCCTAGGTTTACTTGGTGCAACAAGAGAGAGGACCATAGTGTAGTGTTGGAACGACTTGATAAGGGATATGGATCGTGGGATTGGAATGATATTTTTCCGAATTCTGGTGTTACTCATCTTCCTATTCAAGTTTCAGATCATGCGCCTATTATctttgaaacaaatttaattacTTGTAATGGTAGAAGACCTTATCGTATGGAGGCTTGGAACCTGGATTATGAGGAATGTATTCGCTTGGTTCATAACGAATGGACTGAGCCTGTCTCAGGCTCTGCCACCGTCAGAATGATACGTAAGTTATCAAGAGCTAGAAATTGTATGCGTCTTTGGTCTATCTCCAAGAGGAAAGAATGGAATAAGAAATGGAGTGATTTTGATGACAATTTGGTCGAGGGGCTCCACGAAATTGAGACGAAGGGAGTGACTCGAACTTTCACCACTGCATTTGCTAGTCAAGTGGAGTATGCTAAAGTCTCGGCTAAATATTGGAAACAAAGGGCCAAGATGAAATGGAACATCGAGGGAGATACATGCTCCAAGTACTTCTTTAATTGGGTTAAGGGTAGGGCTGGCAGGAATTACATTGCTGGGATTAAAATGGATAATGGGGAGTGGAATTTTGACGGTGAGAGTATTAAGGGTTTATTTGTCCAATTCTACTCTAGACTCTTCCGGGGAAGGAGCAAATCAGATCAATTTTGAGGAGTACCGCCCCTCTTTGTGAAAGATTTGTTCGAGTATTAATAAAGAGTTCCTTTCTCGATGATAGAGATGCTCTTGACATTCGCTTTACCCCTAAGGAGGTTAAATCAAATTTGTGTTTCAACTTGGTCCGTTAAAATCTCAGGGACTGATGGTATTCCTGCTATCTTCTTCCATAAGTGTTGGCATTTTATTAAGCATGATGTTGTTGGGGAATTTGTCTTGGCTATCCTCAATGGTAATAGCTCACGAATTTCGAACAAGACTTTCTTAGTTCTTATCCCGAAATCTAGTGCCCCGAAACTTGATTGATAACTTCCGGCCGATTAGCTTATGCAATGTTATAATGAAAGTCATTACTAGATGTATTACTAACCGATTGAAAAAGTACATGGGAAAACTagtgggtgactttcaaaatgctTTTGTTCCTGGGAGGAATATTGGTGATAATATTTTAATCACAAATGAAATATTACACAAAATTTCTTCTTCTAGAAGTGGTAGGATGGGTAGGATGGCCTTTAAAGCTGACATGAGTAAAGCCTATGATCGATTGGACTGGAACTTTATCAGAGGTACGCTTCTCTTGATGGGATTCCCTCCTTATTTCATTCAGCTGATTATGAAGTGTATCACAACGGTGTCTTATGAAATTCTGGTTaatggagttccttcaagacgtaTCCACCCGAGTTGCGGCCTTCGTCAGGGCGATCCTCTTTCCCCTTATATTTTTGTTCTGTGCACGGAAATTCTCTCGTTAAACATTCTACGCATGGAGAAGGAGGGGATTATACGAGGAATAAAGATCAGCAGAAATAGTATACCTATCTCCCATATGCTTTTTGCGGATGATTCTATGTTTTTTATTGAAGGTAATTCTAAGAGTTGCGAAAGCCTCGACAAAGTTATTAAGGATTATTGTCATGCCTCCGGCCAGGTTATTAATGATAATAAGTCCTCTATGATGTTAAGTTCGAGCTCTAGTCTGTCCTTTGCTCGAATTTGCTTGAAAACCTTCAATATACCGTGTGGCACTAATTTGGGATCCTACTTGGGTATTCCTACGGACGTGGGACTCTCGGGTGAGCATAAAAGTAAAAGGGAAATTTTTGAGTTTATCATTGATAAGGTTAGGAAGCGATTATCTTCATGGAATTGCATTCTTCTATCACCGGCGGGTAGATTGGCTTTGATTTCTTCTGTCTTGTCCTCCCTCTCAGTttactttctatcggtattcaaaataccggtaagtgtgacaaAAAGATTAGATGCTAttttgtcacatttttggtgggcgggcCATAAGAAATCTCCCTCTATTAGTTGGTGTAGTAGGCTTTTCCTAAGTCAACCCAAAAGGAATGGTGGCCTGGGTATTAGACGTATGAAGGAGTTCAATCAAGCACTCCTAGCAAAGATTGGATGGAGAATGATCACCCACCCAGATTCTATTCTCTGTAAGTCTATTGGTGCTAAATATGGCCTAAGGTGGTGTGATGGTGATCTGCTCTTTAACGATGGCAAGAGTAATTCTTCGTGGGGATGGAAAGGTATAGTTTGGGGCCTTCAACTCATCAAACCCCTTTTAGCGTGGAACTTCTCCCCATCTTCTGACCTTGGTGTCCGGAATTGAAATGGGTTCATGGAAGTGCCGAGACCACGATGTGTTGAGATTCTTACTGATTCACCCAACTTGTGTAATTTGAGAATCAAAGATCTTATTTGTGAGCGCAACAGGTGGGACCATAGACTTGTGTCTATGTCTTTTGACGAAACGTCCATTAAGAACATTCTTGCTATTCCTATTCGATGCTCTGACGGCAGCGACACTTTCTATTGGTCTGCCTCGTCATCTGGGAATTACTCAGTTAAGATTGGCTATCACATTGCTCTTCAAAACCACTTTGGAACTCTTGACTTCCCGAAGGACCGATCAAGAGTTCTGCTTTGCATATATGGGTGTCTTTCAAAAAATCCTTTGGAACCCGGGACCGAAAATTTGGATCATTCTTTTATGGAAACTCCTCACGGAATCGTTGCCCACTGGGGAAGGATTCCTAAGGAGAGGCTTTGATGGCCCTTTTACTTGCGTTCTTTGTGATTCACAAGAAACGGAATCACCGGAACACCTGTTCCGGGACTGTTCTTTTGCTAACAGAATTTGGGCTGGAAGTCTCCTGGGGATTAGGGCACAATCAGGGGATAATTTGAGTCTCCGGTCTTGGGTTTGCAATTGGCTTTCTGTTCTTTTTAAGGCTGATAATAAGATTGAGGCTTGTCTCTCCTTTTTGTGTACCTTTTGGACTATTTGGGTGGTAAGGTGCAGAAGGATTTTTGAGAGTACCGAGTGCTCTCCTATTGGTGCTATCTTCCTTTATCAAGACTCCCTTAACCTAGCTCTTTCTGCTGAAGATGGGAAACCGGGGTCCATGGCTATCCTAACACTGATGGAAGAGGACTTGACTAATCTTAGGAATGGAGAACCCTTTCCTCTGATTCAGAGTTCTGTGAGTTGCTCTCGATCTCATATTTATGTGGATGCGGCGTGGTCTAAGGAGCTTGCGGCTGGGTTTGGCGGATGCATCCTTTTTGATAATGATATTGTTTCTGAATTCTGTATCAAAGGAATGGCGGAGAATGCTGAACAAGCGGAAGCTTTGGCAATCAGGGAAGCCTTAAAGTGGGCGCTCTCGCGTAACATCCTCCATGTTAACATTTTCTCTGATTGTCTTCAGGTTCTTGCCCAAATCCTACGGCTATCTCAACTCAAACATTGGACAAGGAACACTATTGACGATATAACCGATCTAGCGGCAAACTTTCATTGTGTTACTTTTGCTTATGTTCCTAGAATTTGTAATAAAGCCGCTCATAGGATAGCTAAGCGTGCTATTAATTTGTAGGTCTCGTTAAcccgattgtcaaaaaaaaaaaaaaaaaaaaaaaaaaaatcgtcctCGCCCCATGTAACTTATCACTTAAATTTTATCTCTTTCTTACATAAAAATCCCAAAATAATAAATCGTCTCATAACTCCTGTGATGGCCCTCTGCTTGCATTTGTTTATAATACCTCCTTATAAGCTTTCCTTTACTAACCCCCACAATACCTTGTATCACATATCACATACTACATATTACAACAACCTAGTTATTACTTCTACTTAACCTTTACATACCTCAATTATTTTCCCATCATTTCAAGTCCAAATCACCACAATTTGTCTATCGTAATTCCTAACTCATAGCAATAATCTTCCATAACAGACCATCCAAATCTCGCCAAAAAATTCAAATAATCAATAATTATTTAACTTGATTAGTTACACCTTCCTCTTACATAACATCACTCATAACCATGAAGTTAACCCGTACCATCAACCTACTTGACTCAAAACTTTACACTAAACAGGACGACAATAATCAATTTTGCATTCTAGCAGATTCACTTTGGACCCCTTTAAGCACACTATTACTTCCTAGGTCACAAAATAGTACTTTCTAGATCACAAAATATCAGTACCTTTACAGCAGGTTTTCTTCACAAACTAGCATTTAAATATACACATCCTAGTTTTCTCGTGTTCTAAATTACCAACAACTATATAACTCATTCAACTCAATAGTCTCAAAATCACAATATTTACATCATATTTAATTCTATAACTTCAGAGTTACTAATACATACAGATATAACTGCTCATACGCCATCTTTAAATCGCTCATATTACGTACTGTACATGCAGAACTATACGCAGATGACAAGATTGGAAATAACTGTTTTGCTGGCAACGTAGCTACGAAAGTTTACGCATGTACTTTATCAGTCTCAAATCATATGCAACAATGGTTTATACACTTCCGAAGCGTCAAACAATCCTTATTAATGTCTTTACTGTCACATGTTACATTATATTATACTTTCATGCAATTCTATTATTTTCCATAAGTACAATTTGTATCATATTAGACAATTCACACGTGTATACCAGCATAATCTTAAATCGTAAAACACATGATGCAATTCAccttattatttgtttatttctcATCATAAATAATTAACTTTCAGTGCTCATATAATCACATTTTCACAATTCCGTCACTATCGTATCCTtttcttcatttatcaacaaTCTCATCTCATACACTTCTCATTTCCACCTTCCAGTACAATTTACTTCGTACCATATACGAAATTCCAACATTTTCACATCATACCTCATAGTATACATCATTCATAATAAAATACCACATAACCATCCACTCTATCTTCCCACGCTCCTTAATTCTCACCGCAATATCCGGTTCGAACTAATAGGACCATAACTTAGATTAAGGAAGTCTCCCTAACCAAGTTAAAAAGGGCTCTTAATAGTTCTACccggtgttcattttatttaagaCTCATCGTATGTTCATTGGATTTACTCGTTTAGGCcttaggatcgttcgctctgataccactttgtaacacccattaaagcaggagcctttagcaagacattcccgatTAAATAAGGTTATTACCATCTCAGTTTTCCGAGACAATGTATACCAAATTGAAACAAACAAGGTACTTTAAATATAACAACTAACTTATTACACTCGTCCAAAACGATTACAAGTCTTAGTAAAACAACTTATAAAATAATGTTAAAATATCTCAACTAAAACTGTTTGACAAAGTGATAAACTAGGTGAGGCTCGTCTACTCCATAATGCAACTCAGCGTCCCACTCGAGCTCTGCACACAGCAACACCAGCAACGAAATCTTTAAACTCTTAAACCTGCTTTATTACCTGCTCCTCATTCAATCGGAAATCATTGAATGGATCAACAAAGGCCACcctggaaataggtgacaatttagaCAAGACGACACAAGTCAACAACATGCCGGCAATGATAATAATTAGACAGTTTCACAATACTAAGCAACATCACAGGCACGCAGCCTTTTGTAACCGTGTACTCCCTATGGTTAATTTACTTCCCCGTGCCTTGCCTACTAGTTTTTCAGGTCCAGAACCGCAGCTGTGTCTGACCTATCAATATTACAGCAGGTCCACAACCGCTGCTGTGCCTGGACTACCAATATCACATCAGGTCCACAAGCGCAGCTGTGCCTGGCTCACCACTTCTCATAGCAATGTTGCCCCGCAGACAACCAACATAGTTAATAAAGTGCACAACTCATAACAACATTAACCAGAAATAATTACCGAAACTGCCATTCACAAAATACACTCAGTATAAGACCGCTGCAATATTTTATAATTGCCATAAGCTCATTATAAACTCAGTATAAGACTGTCACAATATCAACTATTGCAATATAACTCAGTATAACAAATGTCCAAAAACTTAATACGCATTAACGTCACACGAATAAACATTTAACATGAGTTGAGTAGGAGAATCCTACCTCATCAATACTCCGATCACAAGCagtcaattatgatccttcacaaaTACATCACCTACGTAACATAACTATGTATAATTATCACTTGCTCAATCAATTAAACATTCACATAACTTAGATTCATCATGACTTAATAGTAATCTCAATTTAAAGACCAGACACGATTTTTTCCTGACTTTCCACCACAGCACAGACTAactataaaatacataactaattccagaaaaatagATTCGATGCAAGACCAATTAGGTTGGAACCTAATGACCCTTAGCTCCAACTCTCATCTAAAGTAGTTTtcccaaattccaaacttatcaagaagACCGATTTCCAAAAGCTGACAGAATCCGGCGCACAAAAAGTAACGATTCATAAAACGGAATTAAAACATCATTTTTGGGAAATTCTAAATCTTATTGTCATGTAGACTCTTCAAAGATGATTTATGAAAAAggtctcgtactcgatcgacaTCTAAGTGAGGATTTCAAACCATTTTCCACAACACAATCAGATTCACGGACTTTTCGGCGACAAGTTCATAAATTAATCACACAGGACAAACCATAAGGAATATGGCTCCGAAATTTGATAATCATAAACTAGACTTGAAATAAACCATAGTCTCTTCCCAACTTTTTCGCAAAAGACGAGGTTAAGACAGAGAAAACAATCGAACAACACAACCTAAtaaatctgtaaattgctgtaactattctaaTCATACTAATcttaattgatgatgatgatgttgttgaTGATGAGCGACTCTCTAATTATATTAAGATAACATAGAATTATACATACAGATTAACAAGATGGATGTTCGTGAAAAAAAACCATATCAACTCTGCCTCGAAATCTgtctgtctctctctctctctttgtaGGGTTTTTGTCTTATTATATGAGTGAAAGAGTGATTAAAAGACTAGAGTGAATAAATTAGATGCCTTATATACTCCGAGTCATAATTAAACAACTTAAGTAGTAAACCGACACTCAAGTCTCGACCCTTCTCAGCTCGGCCTACACGGCCTAACTACACCATCAACTCCCGACTCTTAAACATGCTTAATAAGTCATATACGATGTAAG
Protein-coding sequences here:
- the LOC141620379 gene encoding uncharacterized protein LOC141620379, with translation MAESTMSNGDIYEIKEDWLGNCNPKGSLTIVSPLFYWDFNQVDYQEDKWGGSKGRIPGAALFNKWKAEHLLMDIPYKGPRFTWCNKREDHSVVLERLDKGYGSWDWNDIFPNSGVTHLPIQVSDHAPIIFETNLITCNGRRPYRMEAWNLDYEECIRLVHNEWTEPVSGSATVRMIRKLSRARNCMRLWSISKRKEWNKKWSDFDDNLVEGLHEIETKGVTRTFTTAFASQVEYAKVSAKYWKQRAKMKWNIEGDTCSKYFFNWVKGRAGRNYIAGIKMDNGEWNFDGTDGIPAIFFHKCWHFIKHDVVGEFVLAILNGNSSRISNKTFLVLIPKSSAPKLD